A window of Eucalyptus grandis isolate ANBG69807.140 chromosome 4, ASM1654582v1, whole genome shotgun sequence genomic DNA:
TGCGTGGAGTACTCAAATCCTTCGACCGGCAGCAGCTAGTCTAGCTTACGCACTTGCTTTGTTATTACACTTGCGCTATCTCAGTTAAGAGCGAGAGGGTGGATCACTGCAGATAAAATTTGCCGCCTAATATCACCGTCCTGGACGCCAAACCCATCTCCGAACTGGTAAAGCATATGCGCAACGCGAGCCGCGTTCACGGTGACATCAATGAAGGTTCGGACAAAGGGCGTCTCGGCATTGCTGAAGCAATAAGCATTGATGCTTTTCCATTCCTGGTTTATCAATTCCTTGATGTGCTTCCTAGCGATGTCTTCCGGAACATTCGCTTCTCGCATGTAACACACCACCGACGATGGAGCATCTCCTCTGTCTCTTTCGGCCTAATTGAACAAGTAAATCAATTTAATGTGCTTATCAGATTCGATCTCCTTGATTCAATCATACCATATGCCATGTTTTTTTCGCAGGCTAAGAATTCTTAAAATCATGTCAAATTCAGTTGGTTTATAACTTCAGCGCAGAAATTTGATAATTACCGTTGACGTTCCAAGGTCGTTGCAGAGTCTAATTATCATGGACACATTATAAATCAGATCCTTGTTTCTCTCCAGCAAATCTGCTACATCCTCCAAATTCATATGTCCCACAAAGAAACTAGCGTGAGACATGATCAGTGGTCCTGAAGATGATGTCCACGCATTGCTCAAGTACTCTTCCAGCGATGGTGTGTAGCCCATGTTGTCCCACTTTGCTTCAGTAAGTAGGGCTTTGCAAAAGTCTGCCCACtgtaaaaaaataaggaaaaaaaaatacaaattcagaGATGATCAATAATgtaaggataaaaaaaatttggggagGCATGTGCATATGGAATTATCCACAAGTTTTTCACTTACGGCTTTCGCGAGATGTGGTAGCACTAGATGCCAATCTTCATCTTTGCCAATATCATAAGTGATCTCGTGAATAACATCGTTAAGCGCTCGGAAACACACCTTCATGCACTCGGGAAGGTGTTGAATCTGCTCCGAGTCCCGCCTAGAAGCATCAGATATTCCAGTTAGAGAAAATAAACTCAACAGAGACGAAAGGAAGAGATTGGGAGGCATCGTGGACAACCTGGTAATGGCGCTGGTAAAGCATTCCAACTCTTCCAACGAACCATAAAGGTCGTAGACATCGTCGATCACCAGTATCAAGATGACGACTTTGGTGAGAGATTTGCGGAGCGAGCTGAGCCGTGGTTCCTGAGAGAGTCCAAGGGCACACAAGAAACTCTCGACCAGCCGATCCTCGTGAACTCCACGTGCTCCATAAGTCCCAGATCCCTCCACCATCTGAATTTACCGAAGAAACTAATCAGAATCAAAAGCTAGGAAAATCACATAATGTCTGGTAAAGATATCTTCAAAATAGGCACGTTCCCAGGGTGAATTTAGAGCATATATATATCACAACCAAGTTTGTTGAGTTTTCATCCTGAGATGAGTTGAAAATAGAACATGACAT
This region includes:
- the LOC120292515 gene encoding (E,E)-alpha-farnesene synthase-like, with the translated sequence MVEGSGTYGARGVHEDRLVESFLCALGLSQEPRLSSLRKSLTKVVILILVIDDVYDLYGSLEELECFTSAITRRDSEQIQHLPECMKVCFRALNDVIHEITYDIGKDEDWHLVLPHLAKAWADFCKALLTEAKWDNMGYTPSLEEYLSNAWTSSSGPLIMSHASFFVGHMNLEDVADLLERNKDLIYNVSMIIRLCNDLGTSTAERDRGDAPSSVVCYMREANVPEDIARKHIKELINQEWKSINAYCFSNAETPFVRTFIDVTVNAARVAHMLYQFGDGFGVQDGDIRRQILSAVIHPLALN